AATAATCCCTTTAGTGTTGACAAATTCGCGTATGAACTCTTCTTGATCTTTTAAATCATCCTTTTGATTAGCAGTTGAAACGCGTGCGTAGCCAACTACGTTGCGCTTATCCTTCTTAGGATCAGAATTATTATTAATGTACTTAAGATAATCCTGTTCAGTATAGTAGCGCTTATTTGTTGGAGTACGATGTGCTGGAAAAATTCCTTTACGATCCCACTCCTGTAAAGTGCGCACTGTCACACCCAAGCGTTCAGCCATCTCTTTAGGTTTAAGAACTGCCATAATCTTCATCTCCACATATTATCTTTAGTAAAGATTAAAGCATTTGCTTCTACTAAATTCTATAAATTTCTATTTCTTTCTATGGCTTAATTTATCATTTCTTTCTATGGCTTAATTTATCATTTCTTTCTCCTTCAAAAAGAGCGGCCAATTTTGCCAAACTCTTATGATCAGGATAGCGTTGAACTAATTGCTCAATTTTATCGGTAGCTAATTTTTTTACTTCTTCGGCTGAGCCCATTTTCTCTAAAAAATCTGCCAAATCACCTGAACGAGCAAGTAACTTACGCTCACTACGACTTTCTGCCAGAAAAGCTTGATCAACCTTACGTAACTTCAAACTACCATCTGCATTAAAGTTATATCCTCCCCACATATGCTGCTTAATTGGTTGCATCGGTTCGCTATCCACATAACACAATTTTCCTACCATATGGTGCGTCTCAGTAATTCCTAACGTAACCGGGTCATAAATATCGACATAGTTAAAAATTTTCTCCCGCATTTTAGCCACCTGACGTCGTTCAGCTGGCGTCAGTAACAGCCAAATATTGGTTCCTTCATACAGATAAGCAGCTGCAATTGCTTCTGGATGACGACAATTAGCTAAAGCAAACTGAGCATTAATTGAACCTAACGAATGACCATAAATATAAATTCTACTACCTTTAAATTGATTAATTGTCTGATTCAATAAGTGAGCAGCTGACTTTAATTGGCTAGGAATCGTCCGTTTTCGTGCAAGCAGTGCTTTTAAAATTGGTAGATTAGTTTTAATCCATTCATCACGCCAAGTTTGTGGAGTCCCCTTTTTAAAACCATATGATCCTTTAAATAAGATTGTTATTTCATTCGGACTTGAAATGACGAAGGCTCGCATCCCATCCTTAGCATAAACATTACGACAAACAGTTCCAAGATAATGTTGATCTATTTTGATAGTATCACCCAGCTGCAATTCATCATATGCCTTTTTAGTTAATTCAACTCGTTCACGATCTGTTAACTGTGCATTTACACTCATAATTTTTCCTAAAATAAAAAACTAACTCTTACTATTATGTTAGCATGAGTTAGTTTTTTGGATAATTTGAGCCTTTAATCATATTTTTTCTGCAAGTAATTTGCAATCGTTGACAAGCAGAAACAGACAATAAAGTACATGATTGCAATAATCACATACATTGGAATTAAGTAAGTCGTGTTCTGACTGTAAATAATTTGTGCGTGGTATAAAAGCTCTGGCAAAACAATGATAGTTGCCAATGAAGTATCCTTAACCAATGATACAAATTGTGATAATAATGCCGGAATCATATTGTGCAAAGCTTGTGGCATAATTACATGATACATAGCCTGACCATACGACATCCCGTTGGAACGGGCACCTTCCATTTGACCCGAATCAACTGAGCCAATTCCTGAACGAACAATTTCTGCTAGCATTGCACCTTCAAAGATGACTAACGCTGCAATTGAAGCTGTCGTTGGATTCGTTACAATACCTAATTGAGGTAAACCAAAATAGGTAAAGAAGATGATCAACAATAGCGGCAAGTTTCGAATAATATCAATAATAAAGCCTACAATTGCAGACACATACTTAATTTTCATGTAGCGAACTAATCCTAAGATTAATCCTACTACGAAGCTTAATGCAATTGAAATTAATGAAACATAAATCGTTACCCAAAGTCCTTGTAATAAGAAGCGGATATCGACCCATGAATATGCATGAATAAAAGTTTCCATTCTCTATCCCCTTCCTATTAGTTGACTAATTTTTTCTCTAAATGACGCATGTAGTAACTAAGCGGCAAAGTCAAGATCAAGTAGAACAATCCAACAATAATATAAGTATCAATTGTTTGGAATGTTGAGAACGCAATCAATTGTGCTTGATACATCAAGTCAAAACCGGCAACAAAGGCCAAAACTGAAGAGTTTTTAACCAAGTTGACAAACTGGTTGCCTAGTGGTGGAATCACTATCTTCATCGCTTGAGGTAAGATGACATAACGCATGGCTTGCACATAGGTCATACCGTTGGAGCGAGCACCTTCCATTTGACCAGTTCCAATTGAATTAATTCCCGCACGAACAGTCTCTGCAATAAACGCTGATGTATAAAGCGTTAAACCAATTGTCCCCGCTTGAAATCCTGACAATTTCACAATATAACGTGGAACGATCAAATAAAAGATCATGACAATTACCAGCAAAGGTATATTTCTAAAAATCGCAATATAGATCTTCGCGATCACTTGGCCAAATTTAGATGGTGCTACCTCAAGCAAGGCAAAAATCACGCCTAAAATCAAACTGAAAACTAGAGCAATAATACTACTTAAAATAGTATTCCAAAAACCTGTTAGGAAGCTGCCCCAGTTGTTAGTAATAATTTGCCACATTATTTCAAAACCCCCTTTAGACTAAAACCAGGAATTCCAGCAAACCACTTTTTAATCAAACGGTCATAAGTACCATTCTTTTGTAATTCATTCAAAGCTTGGTCGATATGATCAGCCATTTGTTTTTGTCCCTTATTAACAGCAATTCCGTAAGGAGCATTACTATAGACGCCGCCGACTAACTTATAACCAGGATTTTCTTGAGCGATACCGGCAAGCAAACCATTGTCAGTAGTTAATGCCACACCTTGGTTAGCCTTCAATGCAGACATTGCTTGACCATAGTCATCATATTGCAAAATCCGCGCTTTAGGGGCATACTTATGTACATCATCAACTGCGGTAGTTCCTTTAACGGCCAAAACAGTTTTGCCTTCCAGATCCTTAACATTCTTGATCTTACTATTATTAGGCACTAACAAAGATGAACCGGCTGGAAAGTATGGCTTAGAGAAGGTTACTTGCTTGGCACGTTCTGGTGTAATAGTCATTGTGGCTAAAACAGCATCAACATTTCCATTTTTTAAAAGTGGGATTCTAGTGTTGGCAGTAGTAGTAACAAAATCGGTTTTAGCATCTTTACCTAGCATTTGCTTAGTTAAAGCCTTAGCCAAATCGATTTCAAACCCTTCAATATGTCCTGTCTTAATGTTCGTTAAGCCAAACAATCTAGTATCTGCTCTAACGCCCCAAACAATTGTCTTACTTTCTTTTACCTTTTGATAAACATTATTGCTAGCATGCTTGCCACAAGCTGTTAAGGTAAACGCTAATAGAATCAGCAAAGGCAAGAAAAGAAATCTTTTTATCTTTTTCATGGCGTGTCACCTTAATCTTTAGAAATAACTTTGCTTAAAAATTGCCGAGCACGTTCAGTATCTGGATGAGCAAAGAA
This is a stretch of genomic DNA from Lactobacillus crispatus. It encodes these proteins:
- a CDS encoding DUF2974 domain-containing protein — its product is MSVNAQLTDRERVELTKKAYDELQLGDTIKIDQHYLGTVCRNVYAKDGMRAFVISSPNEITILFKGSYGFKKGTPQTWRDEWIKTNLPILKALLARKRTIPSQLKSAAHLLNQTINQFKGSRIYIYGHSLGSINAQFALANCRHPEAIAAAYLYEGTNIWLLLTPAERRQVAKMREKIFNYVDIYDPVTLGITETHHMVGKLCYVDSEPMQPIKQHMWGGYNFNADGSLKLRKVDQAFLAESRSERKLLARSGDLADFLEKMGSAEEVKKLATDKIEQLVQRYPDHKSLAKLAALFEGERNDKLSHRKK
- a CDS encoding amino acid ABC transporter permease; translation: METFIHAYSWVDIRFLLQGLWVTIYVSLISIALSFVVGLILGLVRYMKIKYVSAIVGFIIDIIRNLPLLLIIFFTYFGLPQLGIVTNPTTASIAALVIFEGAMLAEIVRSGIGSVDSGQMEGARSNGMSYGQAMYHVIMPQALHNMIPALLSQFVSLVKDTSLATIIVLPELLYHAQIIYSQNTTYLIPMYVIIAIMYFIVCFCLSTIANYLQKKYD
- a CDS encoding amino acid ABC transporter permease translates to MWQIITNNWGSFLTGFWNTILSSIIALVFSLILGVIFALLEVAPSKFGQVIAKIYIAIFRNIPLLVIVMIFYLIVPRYIVKLSGFQAGTIGLTLYTSAFIAETVRAGINSIGTGQMEGARSNGMTYVQAMRYVILPQAMKIVIPPLGNQFVNLVKNSSVLAFVAGFDLMYQAQLIAFSTFQTIDTYIIVGLFYLILTLPLSYYMRHLEKKLVN
- a CDS encoding transporter substrate-binding domain-containing protein yields the protein MKKIKRFLFLPLLILLAFTLTACGKHASNNVYQKVKESKTIVWGVRADTRLFGLTNIKTGHIEGFEIDLAKALTKQMLGKDAKTDFVTTTANTRIPLLKNGNVDAVLATMTITPERAKQVTFSKPYFPAGSSLLVPNNSKIKNVKDLEGKTVLAVKGTTAVDDVHKYAPKARILQYDDYGQAMSALKANQGVALTTDNGLLAGIAQENPGYKLVGGVYSNAPYGIAVNKGQKQMADHIDQALNELQKNGTYDRLIKKWFAGIPGFSLKGVLK